The Lactuca sativa cultivar Salinas chromosome 2, Lsat_Salinas_v11, whole genome shotgun sequence genome includes a window with the following:
- the LOC111916443 gene encoding RING-H2 finger protein ATL70, whose product MSESPDTGDLYSTDSTGKPEGSLTYVLGLSFAIIILLLTLSYASYKCNRSRQYQSPPVDDDNGNHLFTVSRGVDDAVLMTFPVFVYSEHVMPHKVDSAADANGSGCSICLADYKPTDVIRLLPKCGHFFHRKCIDTWLKVHPTCPVCRNSPSPEKLSIQIQRS is encoded by the coding sequence ATGAGCGAATCGCCGGACACCGGAGATTTGTACAGCACCGACAGCACCGGAAAACCGGAAGGAAGCCTTACCTATGTCCTCGGGCTCTCCTTTGCCATCATCATCCTCTTATTAACCCTCTCTTACGCTTCTTACAAGTGCAACCGCAGCAGACAATATCAATCACCACCAGTTGATGACGACAACGGCAACCACCTTTTCACAGTCTCTCGAGGTGTTGATGACGCCGTGCTCATGACTTTTCCggtgtttgtttactctgagcaCGTGATGCCTCACAAGGTTGACTCTGCCGCCGATGCCAATGGATCCGGTTGTTCTATTTGTTTGGCGGATTATAAACCGACGGATGTTATCAGGTTGTTGCCGAAATGTGGTCACTTTTTTCATCGCAAGTGTATAGACACGTGGCTGAAGGTTCATCCTACTTGCCCGGTTTGCCGGAACTCGCCGTCGCCGGAAAAACTGTCGATTCAAATTCAACGGAGTTGA